The Arachis ipaensis cultivar K30076 chromosome B10, Araip1.1, whole genome shotgun sequence DNA window CTCATTGCAAAGGGCGGCCAGATCAGCGCCCACAAAACCATGAGTGACAGTGGCAAGGTGTTCAACTTGTAAATCTGAGAGAGAATGATCCACTCCACAAAGAAGAGTGAACAAAATATCCAAGCGTTGTTTTGGGGACGGCACACCTGCATATAGATTTTTGCGGAGAAACTTGATAATGAATGAGTTCTTTAATGGATtcattaaagtaaataaaaggaccGATAGATTTCTATAGCATATGCTGCATTTATCACTTTTATCAAATATGAAGAGAACAATATACTATGCTGCAGCTTCATAATCAGTCACTACATACAAAATATCACAGCTACACAGTTGAAGGCAGATATTGCTTAACTTAGTACCTTTGGGGTAAAAAGATTCTCAGTATTCCGAGAAAGATAGTGATAATGTGTCCAACATTCCAAGTGAATAGTAGTTATATATCAGACTTGGATGTGGTTAAAAGTAGCGTTGTTCATTTAACACTGTGATTTTGAGAAGGCCCCAACCATGTTAAAGTTATGATAGTGGGAAAGAAAATTTGTGAGGAAGCACCAATTCAACAGTTAGGCTCCCATCAATGTTNNNNNNNNNNNNNNNNNNNNNNNNNNNNNNNNNNNNNNNNNNNNNNNNNNNNNNNNNNNNNNNNNNNNNNNNNNNNNNNNNNNNNNNNNNNNNNNNNNNNNNNNNNNNNNNNNNNNNNNNNNNNNNNNNNNNNNNNNNNNNNNNNNNNNNNNNNNNNNNNNNNNNNNNNNNNNNNNNNNNNNNNNNNNNNNNNNNNNNNNNNNNNNNNNNNNNNNNNNNNNNNNNNNNNNNNNNNNNNNNNNNNNNNNNNNNNNNNNNNNNNNNNNNNNNNNNNNNNNNNNNNNNNNNNNNNNNNNNNNNNNNNNNNNNNNNNNNNNNNNNNNNNNNNNNNNNNNNNNNNNNNNNNNNNNNNNNNNNNNNNNNNNNNNNNNNNNNNNNNNNNNNNNNNNNNNNNNNNNNNNNNNNNNNNNNNNNNNNNNNNNNNNNNNNNNNNNNNNNNNNNNNNNNNNNNNNNNNNNNNNNNNNNNNNNNNNNNNNNNNNNNNNNNNNNNNNNNNNNNNNNNNNNNNNNNNNNNNNNNNNNNNNNNNNNNNNNNNNNNNNNNNNNNNNNNNNNNNNNNNNNNNNNNNNNNNNNNNNNNNNNNNNNNNNNNNNNNNNNNNNNNNNNNNNNNNNNNNNNNNNNNNNNNNNNNNNNNNNNNNNNNNNNNNNNNNNNNNNNNNNNNNNNNNNNNNNNNNNNNNNNNNNNNNNNNNNNNNNNNNNNNNNNNNNNNNNNNNNNNNNNTCTAATCTCAATAAACAGCTCATTGACATGTACCCAGTTACATTAAGGAGAAATTAGGCTCTGTATTTATTTTACGAAAGAAACACATTAGATGCTACTCGGAAACATTATCTTAATCTCTTACCAATTTCGATTTCTTTGTCAAATCTTCCAGGTCGTCGGAGAGCTGGCTCAATATGATCAGGCCTGTTGGTGGCAGCAATTACAAGCAACCCTTCGGTTCTACTAATTCCATCCATCAAATTCAATAATGTTGCAACCATTCTTTGAGATAGCTCTTCACCTCCATCTTTTCTTGCAGGGGCAATTGCATCTAATTCATCAATGAATACCTGTAACGTAGATCCCATTATTCTATTTATGAGAATCATGAACATAATGATATCAGGTGAAATAATCAAAGATATGAGTTTATAAAGATCAAAACCTTGAAAATAATCAACAGATAGTGGAGTTCTATCCATACATTGAACTACGCCATATTCATACATGCTAAGAATGGAAAGGGATCCTCCCTTTCAGCAATTTTCAGATTATTCCAAAATTGTCATTCGATAATTCAAACATGCTTAATCTCACCTCTCTTTTTTCTCTACTGAATTGTTCACAGCACAGAAAATCCTTATGGAACCGAAAGTTCCTACATGAATTCCTTACGACCACCAGCCAACAATTTAACAAGAACAACAGAGAGCCTCATCCCACTAAATGGGATCCATTACATAGATCAAATAACAACATTACATCTTATATGTACTTAGCACATTAACATAGTCCCGAAACTTAAGGGAAATTAGCGCTATAAGATTAATATTAAGACTTGAATGAATAActtcaaaaaccatttttcatGTGATATGTAGCTCAAAGATATGTGAAGCTCAAAACAATATCTAAAATTAtttcataaaacacattctctgAAATTAAGAAACTCTTTATTTGGGCAAAAGAAATCTAACCACAGCAGGTGCAGCTTGAATTGCTGAATCAAAAACTTCATGCAATGCTTGCTCACTTTCCCCAAAATACTGGGTAACAATTTCAGGTCCATTTATTTGGAAAAAATTTACCCCAACATCATGAGCACATAATTGAGCAAGGGAAGTCTTCCCTGTACCAGGTGGACCATGTAGAAGAACTCCTCTTGTGATACGTAAACCAAAACTACATTTTCAAAAATGTGAAGAATAATAAGTTTGCTGAATTGCATTTACAAATGCATATAAGATATGAAGCACATAGCTAAGAGAATAGAGAAAAGTACTTTTAAGTTTGAACTTTAATAGAATCATTGACTTGAATACCAAAAATACAATTTTAGTAACTACCCATTCCTACCATTAGACAAGAAATTTACTAAATGATAGAAGGTTCAaaggaaaagataaaaattttatgCTTAATggaattaaataataataacatgCTAAAGGTGTGTAGACCAAATAAGGCAATCTTTGCTCCCATATGTCTCACGTGGGATGCAAGCTGGGCATCAGTCCACATATTTCCTTACATTGTTTTGCTACTATTGCTTATTTTCAGAGGCGAAAATGAATCATGGCAATTTGCTAAACATTTTTATCTGGTTAGCAATTTCCAAATATATCAAGCAATATGCTGCCGGAACCTTGTAAAAAGTCAACATAACTTGAATACATTGAATGACAAATGTGATGCACAGAACCATACAAAATGTAGTGCAAGGAGGGagggagaaaagaagaagaagattatcaATAATGCATTGTATACTCAACAATGAAAGAATGCACCATATAATACGTACCTTGATAAAGCATCCTTTACTGATGAAGAAATTATATCCTTTAAAACTGAATATTCTTTAGATAGACCACCCAGTTTAGAAATATTATCATATATGCTAGGATTAGCAACCTCTGCTTTACGTTTTTCACTGGGCAAATCCCTTTGAATTGACTCTTTAGATGCTGCATTTGATTGCAAAGATAAAAATACCTTTGTTTCACAATTGACAACGATTGCCTCATTCACATTTTCTGCTACATCAGAATCCTCAAGACACAAATTATTGATCCCATTTGATGAATAATTATCAGCTCTATCAACTGGTGCCTTTTTGGCTCCTATCACTTGGAAAATGCACACCTCTGAAAACATTGGTACAGAGACAAAATTACCTAGCAGTAAATAACGAGAATATAACCATGAAGTTGCACATGCCTGTAGTAATTTTTTCGAACTTTCATCTCCTAATGCATCCATAATATTGAATGAAGCCATAGATTGATTATTCTGAATGGGTATAGTTGATGCTGAATCTTCAAATCTTGGAGAAGACAACACACTAGCATTAGAAAACTTTGATCCATTAGAAGGTGTGCTAGGAGATGCAAAAATATCACTGTCTGACTGGACTTGGGATTTCGTCACAGAGGCTGAGTTATTAATGTCCAATTGAAATCCATCCTTATGAGGAGCAAGCTGTAGATACAATTCCTTGCAATTATATATCGAGAGACAATTACTTTCTGTATAATGCAGTTCATTGCTCCCATTTGCAAGACCAGATAAGTACTGTTTCTGTACTGGGTAAACAAACACTATTGTACCCAAAGGAGGACATCCCATTGTACAAGAAATATTTGAGGACAGACGTACTCCATTCTTCAAAACCTATGTAGAATTGTAAGGGTCACAAAGTAAATCATTTGGCAAAGATAGATATACTGTTTATACATTATATGAACCCTATCATTATGGTGAAGCCATTGTCTTTTCGCATATAAGCCACTATCTGTTTGCTCCTTTGAGTTATGGCATCCTATTTATGTTTAGCATATAAGCCATATACAAACAAATAAACCACATTAGGCAaattactaattaataattttaataattgttTGATAGAGCATTCTGTGTTGTGGATATATGAAGTAATTTTCTTTTATGGTGTTCGCAATTCAGCAAGTTTATTCTACTATGGTTTTTCTAACTTCAGTCTCTTGATGAAATTGTAAAATCAGATATTTCTTAACCAAGTTGAGTACGTTGAGCATAATGTGTAGCTAAGAGAATTACTACAAAAAAAAATGTCAATTTTAGCTTCTTTATTGTATGTATTCCTTTGCATGAAACAAACTACAAATAAAATGGTTTCAATTAGATACTAGGAAGACAAACCTTCGTAGAAGGGAAAACAGTTGCAAGCACAAAGTAATTCCCTGTGACATCATCTTTCAACGTCTTCCCAGTTTCCAAGCCGTAGCATCTAACACATTCATCAACTAATGACTTGAGAGGATTCAATTGCACACTTCTGTTCATTGATGAAGCAATTGACACCTACGATAATCGTTGCATCATGTATGATAAAACTTTTCCCAAACCATAgcataacaacaacaacacatgatcacagaaggaaggagaagaaagaagaagagaaatgattACCGAGACAAGAGTACCAGGGGCAAGAGAAGAGGAAACCATGGCAAGTTCGGAGAGCCAGATTCTGGAGTCCCTGGAATTAGGCGCATTATCAACGGCGGAGACTTGGCCGACATAGGCAGATGCTCCGATGAAGGAAGGGTACCTTCGAGAAGCTTCTGGAAGGCAGAGAGAAGCGGCGAGGTCGGCCTCGTCGTCGGGGCGTGACGTCGTTCGAGGAGGAGTAACCGGTGGTGCAGAAGAAGCAGCTTCGTGCTTTGACTTGGAGTGCTTCTTCTTATTCGAATTCGAAGAAGGCATTTTCTGTCTTGGAATTGAAGTCAGAGAAACAGCTTCCCTTAAC harbors:
- the LOC107623341 gene encoding calmodulin-interacting protein 111, with protein sequence MPSSNSNKKKHSKSKHEAASSAPPVTPPRTTSRPDDEADLAASLCLPEASRRYPSFIGASAYVGQVSAVDNAPNSRDSRIWLSELAMVSSSLAPGTLVSVSIASSMNRSVQLNPLKSLVDECVRCYGLETGKTLKDDVTGNYFVLATVFPSTKVLKNGVRLSSNISCTMGCPPLGTIVFVYPVQKQYLSGLANGSNELHYTESNCLSIYNCKELYLQLAPHKDGFQLDINNSASVTKSQVQSDSDIFASPSTPSNGSKFSNASVLSSPRFEDSASTIPIQNNQSMASFNIMDALGDESSKKLLQACATSWLYSRYLLLGNFVSVPMFSEVCIFQVIGAKKAPVDRADNYSSNGINNLCLEDSDVAENVNEAIVVNCETKVFLSLQSNAASKESIQRDLPSEKRKAEVANPSIYDNISKLGGLSKEYSVLKDIISSSVKDALSSFGLRITRGVLLHGPPGTGKTSLAQLCAHDVGVNFFQINGPEIVTQYFGESEQALHEVFDSAIQAAPAVVFIDELDAIAPARKDGGEELSQRMVATLLNLMDGISRTEGLLVIAATNRPDHIEPALRRPGRFDKEIEIGVPSPKQRLDILFTLLCGVDHSLSDLQVEHLATVTHGFVGADLAALCNEAALICLRRYANLKKSCGDSSNDITEQPTLMNGETNSRNQSGIATSSVSESDTSVASNAVLQLCMMDTTSESMEIISDSDKDHNLKVSFEDFQKARMKIRPSAMREVILEVPKVNWEDVGGQNEVKAQLMEAVEWPQRHRDAFNRIGTRPPTGVLMFGPPGCSKTLMARAVASEAGLNFLAVKGPELFSKWVGESEKAVRSLFAKARTNAPSIVFFDEIDSLAVTRGKESDGVSVSDRVMSQLLVELDGLHQRVNVTVIAATNRPDKIDPALLRPGRFDRLLYVGPPNETDREDIFRIHLRKIPCDSDVSIKELAHLTDGCTGADISLICREAAVAAIEENLGASVISMKHLKKAINQVQPSEVQSYQKLSAKFQRAVRSCDTNELDHMPHKSGYTSFNVRNV